The following are encoded together in the Bradyrhizobium sp. CCGUVB1N3 genome:
- a CDS encoding ATP-binding protein, translated as MAQAGGPAAINGFLYQIIQHLGWLADIALSGSLDGQQIEEACLVLEPRSGGDARAEASGTYLVEQYKTRRGGTWAVSDIQSVLRDLRKAVPPSPPAIGCYRFVTDGRAGRLEELNSFLADVKGIAAPSELDDVERKNFGTDFVGTHREFFDHLAAVTRSAGAEPSADEADRVFHLLSHFDMEFGNDGVGRAEAIEALLRRYADNLGDERKVREHLVGVLIERLSKGEVRLDANAIDAMLRHVGLNPERLRKAALLGETMSALTRRRLAPLKYQPSRDVRSAPHWPQDKQILVIAGQSGAGKSWQLGRLLQTFAQEGQPATLISGATTTEDVLARAARDLWQTGLGNTSDKTLVAVSLFLREIAPNACGSRLIIAVDDIQDIDFARHLVRQDWTDWDMRLVLTAPDAVARSLAVTDGDAIHLHLVSDFSVDELDALLKQTGRRWADLPSDLKRLLRNPILAGLFVELPYSSIQSAPRSEYEIFGGFWQRIAAKGRPGDEGIVMALAANASEARPYPLPRPQWRDIGLDSDDALTRLVGAGWLRSTANGEVLFSHDRLLNWAVAKSLVHRVERNQLSTDALGTFLTRQDDTDNRHIRRRLGYLPMDTLWLLAADPNKPDAPSQLVAMLEGSREFGSYGEDLYTHHLPTLAQRAVPILLERLNARVSEPESWYQIGLIGKAFANLASQENVDLAAVIGLLLNAPTKQRQSVAIAALTTAPDPLLLDRLWTIHQQRLDALDDKTDASRHGDYQASFAALRAGVERDPSWLRNRILAADAEKERVSELAYLLNGLEHANAPGIWKEVGDALMVKVSASKPRSLLYCIARFVDRTKLDFVISNLSRSQDFANGAALAALSILDPQAAIDRLVEVDESERYMSRNEWLPVLMRAQPELTLKRIRSLAESDSKGRRVIELLFADRPDDMDVATLRLLLRTLERELRERLDEAVTGEPNWLSHSLELLGGLTHPGLLAILEAEAGGELEQMIVAVACSRLRTNSNYRDGIREGARRLLILMGGDGIATLIMRELESEHFWVRHGGLNWAFVRANPGIVERLAMLARRPVPQDGNGNLESDLYREFYEATFALAALGADAALVETIQNSGVTAVSVYLAELRAHDGPVSKSLTKQALEVLRDVASTEEALLPALTVAWLSDDTDLIPEVRAVLKRVKPEGRVAAYACMALCTLGDSSDEFAQLAQGLLHTDKNASWGLNALIGIGDRGLELIGHWLLSRNAANRTDSDDLAIRALYSSPTTRTLSVRAAVDRCRRGHFLRDGPYDIAAESEEPAIREQILDKAFAARPTVVTQSHRAIEGLATFDATRAVEAIELGLRSQPALERQLCRLLVRVAPETAAERLVDAALAIDRASLRRAAGRTLRWLDAAAVKSILIERMRGSAAERKAACEVAKYIATSEIEQALGSLAEHDSSREVRHAAFEAIAFQRELANVRALFAAFPSATSDRRWSLLIAILDAVDPYLYTDGEDELWLGRILVDGIPAVYERHANTVLERRRQNEK; from the coding sequence ATGGCGCAAGCAGGCGGGCCGGCCGCAATCAACGGTTTTCTCTACCAGATCATCCAACATCTCGGTTGGCTGGCGGACATCGCTTTGTCGGGCAGCTTGGATGGCCAGCAGATCGAGGAAGCATGTCTTGTGCTGGAGCCTCGCAGCGGGGGCGATGCACGTGCGGAGGCTTCCGGGACCTACCTCGTAGAGCAGTACAAAACGCGGCGCGGCGGTACATGGGCGGTCTCGGACATACAATCTGTCCTTCGCGATCTCCGAAAGGCCGTGCCACCGTCGCCCCCCGCGATTGGCTGCTACCGCTTCGTAACTGACGGCCGGGCGGGTCGCCTGGAAGAATTGAATTCCTTTCTTGCTGACGTGAAAGGCATTGCAGCACCGAGCGAACTCGATGATGTCGAACGGAAGAACTTTGGAACGGATTTTGTCGGCACCCATCGGGAATTCTTCGATCACCTCGCTGCAGTGACGCGAAGTGCAGGCGCTGAGCCGTCAGCCGATGAGGCGGATCGCGTTTTTCATCTCTTGTCGCACTTCGACATGGAATTTGGCAACGATGGCGTTGGGCGCGCAGAGGCAATAGAAGCGCTCTTACGACGGTACGCAGACAACCTTGGAGATGAGCGGAAAGTTCGTGAGCATCTGGTCGGCGTCCTGATCGAGCGGTTGAGCAAGGGCGAAGTGCGACTTGATGCCAATGCAATCGATGCGATGCTTCGACATGTCGGCCTCAACCCAGAAAGGCTGCGAAAGGCGGCGCTTCTTGGCGAAACGATGAGCGCTTTGACGCGTCGTCGCCTCGCGCCCCTGAAATACCAACCAAGCCGTGATGTAAGATCCGCTCCGCATTGGCCGCAGGACAAACAGATTCTGGTGATCGCGGGACAAAGCGGTGCCGGCAAGTCGTGGCAACTCGGCCGGCTACTGCAAACATTCGCTCAAGAGGGCCAACCGGCCACACTGATATCGGGCGCTACTACGACCGAAGACGTGCTGGCGCGAGCAGCTCGCGATCTATGGCAAACAGGCCTTGGCAATACATCCGACAAGACGCTCGTTGCCGTCTCGCTCTTCTTGCGCGAGATCGCACCGAATGCGTGCGGCTCCCGACTGATCATCGCTGTGGATGATATTCAGGACATCGACTTTGCCCGTCATCTCGTCAGGCAGGACTGGACAGATTGGGATATGCGGCTCGTCTTGACTGCTCCGGATGCGGTCGCGCGGTCACTTGCGGTAACGGATGGCGACGCCATTCATCTCCACCTCGTTTCCGACTTTTCGGTCGACGAGCTCGATGCCCTTCTGAAACAAACCGGGCGGCGCTGGGCCGACCTTCCATCAGACCTCAAGCGGCTCCTCCGCAATCCCATTCTGGCCGGCCTCTTTGTCGAACTTCCCTATTCGTCCATTCAAAGCGCGCCGCGCAGCGAATACGAGATCTTTGGAGGCTTCTGGCAACGGATCGCCGCAAAAGGACGCCCTGGCGATGAAGGGATCGTCATGGCGCTCGCGGCCAATGCGAGCGAGGCGAGACCGTACCCGCTGCCCAGGCCCCAGTGGCGTGACATCGGCCTCGACAGCGACGACGCATTGACTCGATTGGTCGGTGCCGGCTGGCTGCGCAGCACGGCGAATGGCGAAGTCCTATTTTCCCACGACCGTCTGCTTAATTGGGCCGTTGCAAAATCACTGGTACATCGAGTTGAACGCAATCAGTTGTCAACTGACGCTCTTGGAACATTCCTGACCCGTCAAGATGACACGGACAATCGACATATTCGCAGGCGGCTCGGCTATCTGCCGATGGATACACTGTGGCTCTTGGCTGCCGATCCCAACAAGCCTGACGCACCCAGTCAGCTTGTCGCGATGCTGGAAGGCAGTCGTGAATTCGGCAGCTACGGCGAAGACCTTTATACCCATCATCTGCCAACACTCGCTCAACGGGCCGTTCCCATCCTCCTGGAGCGATTGAATGCCCGCGTCTCGGAACCGGAATCTTGGTATCAAATCGGCCTGATCGGCAAGGCTTTCGCCAATCTTGCCTCGCAGGAGAACGTCGACCTGGCGGCGGTGATAGGGCTTCTGCTGAACGCGCCAACTAAGCAACGGCAGAGCGTCGCCATCGCAGCGCTGACGACTGCGCCCGACCCTCTGCTTCTCGACCGGCTCTGGACGATACACCAACAGCGCTTGGACGCATTGGACGACAAGACGGATGCTTCACGGCACGGCGACTATCAGGCGAGCTTCGCAGCACTGCGTGCTGGAGTGGAGCGAGATCCGAGTTGGCTTCGCAACCGCATCTTGGCCGCCGACGCGGAAAAGGAGCGCGTTTCGGAACTCGCTTATCTTCTCAATGGATTGGAGCACGCCAATGCGCCTGGGATCTGGAAGGAGGTCGGGGACGCGCTTATGGTGAAAGTTTCGGCCAGCAAGCCTCGCAGCCTGCTCTATTGCATCGCGCGTTTCGTTGACCGGACAAAGCTGGATTTCGTGATTTCGAATTTGTCACGCTCGCAGGATTTTGCAAACGGCGCGGCGCTGGCTGCACTTTCGATCCTTGATCCGCAAGCCGCGATCGATCGCCTCGTCGAGGTTGATGAGTCCGAGCGATATATGTCCCGAAACGAATGGCTCCCGGTGCTCATGCGTGCGCAGCCGGAGTTGACGCTCAAACGTATCCGCAGCCTGGCAGAATCCGATTCCAAGGGCCGCCGCGTGATCGAACTTCTCTTCGCGGACCGACCGGACGATATGGATGTTGCTACGCTTCGGCTTCTGCTTCGCACCCTGGAGCGGGAGTTGCGGGAGCGTCTTGACGAAGCGGTCACGGGCGAACCGAACTGGCTTTCTCATTCGTTGGAGCTGCTTGGCGGCCTCACGCACCCCGGTCTTCTCGCAATCCTTGAGGCCGAGGCCGGAGGTGAACTTGAGCAGATGATTGTGGCAGTTGCCTGCAGCCGCTTGCGCACCAACAGCAACTATCGCGATGGCATCCGGGAAGGCGCGCGTCGGCTTCTGATCCTCATGGGCGGCGACGGCATTGCAACACTGATCATGCGGGAACTGGAGTCTGAGCATTTCTGGGTTCGCCATGGCGGGCTAAATTGGGCATTCGTACGCGCCAACCCCGGCATTGTTGAACGTCTGGCTATGCTTGCGCGCCGGCCGGTCCCGCAGGATGGCAATGGCAATCTCGAATCAGACCTGTACAGGGAATTCTACGAAGCTACGTTCGCACTGGCCGCACTGGGCGCTGACGCAGCTTTGGTTGAGACGATCCAGAATAGCGGCGTGACCGCTGTATCGGTTTATCTCGCTGAGCTTCGCGCTCATGACGGGCCGGTGTCGAAGTCCCTTACCAAGCAAGCACTCGAAGTTTTGCGGGATGTCGCATCGACCGAGGAAGCCCTCCTGCCGGCGCTGACGGTCGCCTGGCTCAGTGATGACACAGATCTGATTCCGGAAGTGCGCGCTGTGCTCAAGCGCGTGAAACCAGAGGGCCGGGTTGCGGCTTATGCCTGCATGGCGCTTTGCACACTTGGTGATTCATCTGATGAGTTTGCACAGCTCGCTCAAGGCCTCCTGCACACTGACAAGAATGCGAGCTGGGGCTTGAATGCCTTGATTGGCATCGGGGATCGAGGACTCGAGTTGATCGGACACTGGCTTCTGAGCCGGAACGCGGCCAATCGCACCGACAGCGACGACCTCGCTATCCGCGCATTGTACAGTAGCCCCACAACGAGGACGCTGAGTGTTCGTGCGGCAGTTGATCGTTGCCGTCGCGGCCACTTCTTGCGCGACGGTCCTTATGACATCGCAGCGGAATCGGAGGAGCCGGCGATTCGAGAGCAGATTCTAGACAAGGCTTTCGCGGCTCGTCCAACAGTTGTGACACAGTCCCATCGAGCCATCGAAGGCCTGGCAACGTTTGATGCCACGCGGGCAGTTGAGGCAATTGAACTCGGACTTCGCTCTCAGCCGGCGCTCGAACGGCAACTGTGCAGGCTCCTTGTACGCGTTGCGCCGGAGACCGCCGCCGAGAGGCTTGTAGACGCCGCGCTTGCGATCGACCGCGCTTCACTGCGGCGCGCCGCCGGCCGGACATTACGCTGGCTCGACGCAGCGGCAGTCAAGAGTATCCTCATCGAGCGGATGCGAGGTTCGGCCGCCGAACGCAAGGCGGCCTGCGAGGTCGCGAAATACATCGCCACCTCGGAGATTGAGCAAGCTCTTGGTTCTCTAGCTGAGCACGACAGCTCTCGGGAGGTAAGACATGCCGCCTTCGAGGCCATTGCTTTCCAGCGGGAGCTCGCCAACGTCCGCGCATTGTTTGCGGCATTTCCGTCCGCAACGTCCGACCGGCGGTGGAGCTTGTTGATCGCGATACTCGATGCGGTTGATCCGTACTTGTACACGGATGGCGAAGACGAGCTTTGGCTTGGCAGAATTCTCGTGGATGGCATCCCGGCCGTATACGAGCGACACGCCAATACGGTCTTGGAGCGGCGCAGGCAAAACGAAAAGTAG
- a CDS encoding type II toxin-antitoxin system HipA family toxin encodes MNQAVLAAERIQSLDISLNNLPVGTLVRTPGDYNAFNLLPDYRSMNNPPIFSLSLRSADGGLRRDPKPIRGALPPFFANLLPEEKLREAMEKHHAASVRPGNDFDLLAALGTNLPGAVRAVPSDGSPVPAGPEAEGKKKARFSLAGVQMKLSVMKNTGKEGGITLAVDDEQGQYIAKFPSLTHIGLSENEFAVLALAEALGMEVPARELVEKTEFAGIPEEFNTMSTGKVLLVRRFDRGADGARVHMEDFAQVFGRYPSEKYTGAAYHNIAAALTSGVSFDSAIEFVRRLALTAITGNGDMHLKNWSLLYPGDGRTPTLSPVYDVLSTIPYIPKDGLALSLAGEKSFKALTPERWRNFANRSRLPEGAVVTAVAEIAAAVRDKWSVLPERDVVPAQVLARIDAHIDEMAPVLDP; translated from the coding sequence ATGAACCAGGCGGTCCTCGCGGCTGAACGCATCCAATCACTCGATATCTCATTGAACAATCTTCCCGTCGGCACCCTTGTCCGGACGCCGGGTGACTACAACGCGTTCAACCTCCTGCCCGACTACCGGAGCATGAACAACCCGCCGATCTTCAGCCTTTCGCTTCGTTCAGCCGATGGCGGCCTCCGGCGGGATCCCAAACCTATACGCGGGGCGCTACCTCCGTTCTTTGCGAACCTGCTGCCCGAAGAGAAACTGCGCGAAGCGATGGAAAAGCACCACGCCGCGTCAGTCAGACCGGGAAACGACTTCGATCTCCTGGCCGCGCTTGGAACTAACCTGCCAGGAGCGGTGCGCGCCGTGCCAAGTGACGGCAGCCCCGTTCCAGCCGGCCCGGAGGCCGAAGGCAAGAAGAAAGCACGCTTTTCGCTCGCCGGTGTTCAGATGAAGCTTTCTGTAATGAAGAACACAGGAAAGGAGGGGGGGATCACGCTTGCCGTCGACGACGAGCAAGGGCAATACATCGCAAAGTTTCCCTCCCTCACGCACATCGGACTATCGGAAAACGAATTCGCGGTCCTGGCCTTGGCGGAAGCGTTGGGGATGGAAGTGCCAGCACGCGAACTCGTCGAAAAGACGGAGTTCGCCGGCATTCCGGAAGAGTTCAACACCATGTCCACAGGCAAGGTGCTGCTGGTCCGCCGCTTCGACCGCGGCGCTGACGGCGCGCGCGTGCATATGGAGGACTTCGCGCAGGTCTTCGGCCGCTATCCGTCCGAGAAATACACTGGCGCGGCATATCACAATATCGCTGCAGCGCTCACCAGCGGCGTCTCCTTCGATTCGGCAATCGAGTTTGTTCGGCGTCTCGCACTCACCGCGATCACTGGAAACGGGGATATGCATCTCAAGAATTGGTCGCTGCTTTACCCCGGGGATGGACGGACACCAACGCTGTCGCCTGTCTATGACGTGCTCTCAACAATTCCCTACATTCCGAAGGACGGGCTGGCCCTAAGCCTCGCTGGAGAAAAATCTTTCAAGGCGTTGACTCCAGAACGCTGGCGCAATTTCGCGAACCGCAGCCGTCTTCCGGAAGGAGCGGTGGTGACCGCCGTAGCCGAGATCGCGGCTGCCGTGCGGGACAAGTGGTCAGTTCTTCCAGAGCGCGACGTTGTGCCTGCGCAGGTCCTCGCGCGGATCGACGCACATATCGATGAAATGGCACCCGTCCTTGACCCCTAA
- a CDS encoding helix-turn-helix domain-containing protein has translation MTSIPDPLLQELGLRFRKARIAAGLSQEQIALRANISRPRYRDIETGAAAARATTLVNVARALGMEMMLIPQALVPAIQSMLQPATDDDDRPAFTSDVEEE, from the coding sequence ATGACTTCCATCCCAGACCCGCTTCTCCAAGAACTCGGTCTGCGCTTCCGAAAGGCCCGCATCGCTGCTGGCTTGTCTCAGGAGCAAATCGCTCTTCGCGCGAACATCAGCAGACCTCGCTATCGCGACATCGAAACGGGAGCTGCGGCCGCCCGCGCAACGACACTCGTCAATGTCGCCCGCGCCCTTGGCATGGAAATGATGTTGATCCCGCAGGCTCTGGTGCCTGCCATTCAGTCGATGCTGCAGCCCGCGACCGACGATGATGATCGCCCCGCGTTCACGTCAGATGTCGAAGAGGAGTAA
- a CDS encoding helix-turn-helix domain-containing protein: MTELDSAKRSQIAERLKEARKLAGLSQGHVAKMLGLHRPSVSEMESGNRRVSADELARLAEIYDVSVAWLLGEAPETLDAQDPRLELAARELSKLKPDDLERLLKLLAAMRSDSTANGGDR; this comes from the coding sequence ATGACCGAACTCGATTCCGCCAAACGGTCGCAGATCGCCGAGCGTCTGAAAGAAGCGCGCAAGCTGGCCGGCCTGTCACAAGGCCACGTCGCGAAGATGCTCGGCCTGCATCGTCCCTCCGTCAGCGAAATGGAATCCGGCAACCGCCGCGTATCGGCTGACGAGCTCGCCCGGCTTGCCGAAATCTATGACGTCAGCGTCGCCTGGTTGCTCGGCGAAGCGCCCGAGACGCTCGATGCCCAGGACCCTCGGCTCGAGCTTGCCGCACGGGAACTCTCCAAACTCAAGCCCGATGATCTGGAACGCCTGCTCAAGCTATTAGCCGCCATGCGCAGCGATTCCACCGCGAACGGGGGCGATCGCTGA
- a CDS encoding ImmA/IrrE family metallo-endopeptidase encodes MRTTKLSFNRRALATQAMQAATSTRAKAKLDQAGPICIYGLCETLSVAVRFNNINMEGMYQRGALPRIHLSARRPLPRRAYNCAHELGHHVFGHGSSIDELREDAKANPWEDPKEFLADTFAGFILMPIIGLRRAFAVRGWAPETATPAQIFTIACEFGVGYATLLTHLSAGVNMLSRGRAAALQRVTPKALRMEILGALTPEPLIVVDCHRNAPTLDAEVRTLLLLPAGAEVSGGGLAFERDLAVGRLFRAVKPGIFQASAGAWAVFVRVAPVQKNEPSYGYIGLAQYRHLEEEPDE; translated from the coding sequence ATGCGCACCACTAAGCTCAGCTTCAACCGCCGCGCCCTGGCGACCCAGGCCATGCAGGCCGCCACGTCCACGCGCGCTAAGGCCAAGCTCGACCAAGCCGGGCCGATTTGCATCTACGGGCTATGCGAGACGCTGAGTGTCGCGGTGCGCTTCAACAACATCAACATGGAGGGAATGTATCAGCGCGGCGCCCTTCCGCGCATCCATCTCTCTGCGCGACGGCCGCTGCCGCGGCGCGCCTACAATTGCGCGCATGAGCTCGGCCATCATGTGTTCGGTCACGGCTCATCGATCGACGAATTGCGCGAGGACGCCAAGGCGAATCCCTGGGAGGACCCAAAGGAGTTTCTGGCCGATACCTTCGCGGGTTTCATCCTTATGCCGATCATTGGCCTGCGCCGTGCCTTCGCGGTTCGCGGGTGGGCTCCGGAAACGGCGACACCGGCGCAGATCTTCACCATCGCCTGCGAGTTCGGCGTCGGATACGCGACGCTGCTCACTCACCTGTCGGCTGGGGTGAACATGTTGTCGCGCGGCCGCGCCGCCGCTCTGCAACGTGTCACGCCCAAGGCTCTGCGCATGGAGATCCTCGGCGCGTTGACGCCGGAGCCGTTAATCGTTGTCGATTGTCATCGCAACGCGCCCACGTTGGACGCGGAGGTCAGGACGCTGCTTCTTCTGCCGGCGGGTGCGGAGGTTTCGGGCGGCGGGCTTGCGTTCGAGCGCGATCTCGCCGTCGGGCGTCTGTTCCGGGCGGTAAAGCCGGGAATCTTCCAGGCCAGCGCTGGTGCCTGGGCGGTCTTCGTGCGCGTCGCTCCGGTCCAGAAAAACGAGCCGTCGTACGGCTACATCGGTCTCGCTCAATATCGCCACTTGGAGGAAGAACCGGATGAGTAA
- a CDS encoding thymidylate synthase — MPPPPVVIDDTNLSRGWARLLLQVLDGAGTEVAPLMMSLSGFEPNGVAAEDAALRQALDRLLKRKGRLVVDDVAFTIFPQRLWEMSRGDRARLFALYRATFPRWQAMNRKANGRGLYFERMVMYGRGPCDGNQLEWILSQFNSRTGVRRSMLQATTFDPGRDHVASAQLGFPCLQQVSFEPTAAGLVTNAFYATQQIFDKAYGNYLGLAQLGAFMAHEMDMPLARLNVMVGIAKLERITKSDTDFAPLVAAAHALTEPSVALAARPSVAAATAGVAH, encoded by the coding sequence GTGCCGCCGCCGCCGGTGGTGATTGACGACACCAACTTGTCGCGTGGTTGGGCGCGGCTGTTATTGCAAGTTCTCGACGGCGCTGGCACGGAGGTCGCCCCGTTAATGATGAGCCTGAGCGGCTTCGAGCCGAACGGCGTCGCCGCCGAAGATGCAGCACTGCGCCAAGCCCTCGACCGGCTGCTCAAGCGCAAGGGCCGGCTCGTGGTCGACGACGTCGCGTTCACGATCTTCCCTCAGCGCCTCTGGGAGATGTCGCGCGGCGACCGGGCCCGCCTTTTTGCCCTCTATCGCGCGACATTCCCGCGATGGCAGGCGATGAACCGTAAAGCTAATGGCCGCGGCCTATATTTCGAGCGCATGGTGATGTATGGGCGCGGCCCGTGTGACGGCAATCAACTGGAGTGGATTTTGTCTCAGTTCAATTCGAGGACGGGCGTGCGCCGTTCGATGCTTCAAGCGACCACCTTCGATCCAGGCCGCGACCATGTCGCCAGCGCGCAATTGGGCTTTCCCTGCTTGCAGCAGGTGAGTTTTGAGCCGACCGCCGCCGGCCTCGTCACCAACGCTTTCTATGCCACCCAGCAGATATTCGACAAAGCCTATGGCAACTATCTTGGCCTGGCCCAGCTCGGGGCTTTCATGGCCCATGAGATGGACATGCCGCTGGCGCGCCTGAATGTCATGGTCGGAATCGCCAAGCTCGAGCGGATCACCAAGAGCGATACCGACTTCGCGCCGTTGGTCGCGGCTGCCCACGCCCTCACCGAGCCGTCTGTCGCGCTGGCGGCGCGGCCGTCTGTCGCTGCTGCGACGGCAGGAGTGGCGCATTGA
- a CDS encoding nucleotide kinase domain-containing protein, whose protein sequence is MSPKSSNAPHKRPRGRPPKSRPVAATASLPMYLPVVTRPPEPSAAPIPIVLRHLAPAKVSEVYESYWRFAAERQAVFFRRTRGETYPWTDNPVLAIYKFTNAYRASDRVSQYLIRHVIYRDDLPKSPREVFFRILLFKLFNKIETWELLERAHGPITFEDYQFDAYDAVLMRAMRTGRRIYSAAYIMPPGSRAFGRPAKHQNHLLLLERMMADRLAEQLAQTRTMQEGFEKLRAYPTIGDFLAYQFITDINYSELTDFSEMDFVVPGPGARDGLRKCFVDPGGLNEPELIRLMADLQEQEFERLGLDFQSLWGRRLQLIDCQNLFCEVDKYARVAHPQVAGKTGRVRIKQKFEPTPEPIDLFYPPKWKLNEKICVAASQRAAAG, encoded by the coding sequence TTGAGTCCGAAGTCTTCGAACGCCCCGCACAAGCGTCCGCGGGGCCGCCCCCCGAAATCCCGCCCAGTCGCGGCCACCGCATCACTGCCGATGTATCTGCCGGTCGTCACTCGGCCGCCCGAGCCTTCGGCGGCGCCAATACCGATCGTGCTGCGTCATCTGGCCCCCGCCAAGGTATCGGAGGTCTATGAGAGTTATTGGCGCTTCGCCGCCGAACGGCAGGCGGTGTTTTTCCGCCGCACACGAGGCGAGACCTACCCGTGGACCGACAATCCAGTGCTGGCGATCTATAAGTTTACGAACGCCTACCGTGCATCCGACCGCGTCAGCCAATATCTGATCCGGCATGTCATCTATCGCGACGACCTGCCCAAGTCCCCGCGCGAAGTCTTTTTCCGCATCCTGTTGTTCAAGCTGTTCAACAAGATCGAGACCTGGGAGCTTTTGGAGCGAGCGCACGGACCCATCACCTTCGAGGATTATCAGTTCGACGCCTATGACGCGGTTCTAATGCGAGCGATGCGGACTGGTCGGCGTATCTACTCGGCCGCCTACATCATGCCGCCCGGCAGTCGCGCCTTCGGTCGACCCGCCAAGCATCAGAACCATCTGTTGCTGCTTGAGCGCATGATGGCGGATCGGCTAGCGGAGCAGTTGGCGCAGACGCGGACCATGCAGGAGGGCTTCGAGAAGCTGCGCGCCTATCCAACGATCGGCGACTTCCTTGCCTATCAGTTCATCACCGACATCAACTACAGCGAGCTCACCGATTTCAGCGAGATGGATTTTGTCGTGCCAGGACCGGGCGCGCGTGACGGCCTGCGCAAATGTTTCGTCGATCCAGGTGGCCTGAACGAGCCAGAGCTCATCCGACTGATGGCCGACTTACAGGAGCAGGAGTTCGAGCGGCTTGGTCTTGACTTTCAATCGCTCTGGGGGCGCCGGCTGCAATTGATCGACTGCCAGAACTTGTTTTGCGAGGTCGACAAGTATGCCCGTGTGGCGCATCCGCAAGTCGCGGGGAAAACGGGCCGCGTACGCATCAAGCAAAAGTTCGAGCCAACCCCAGAGCCGATCGATCTCTTCTATCCCCCCAAGTGGAAGCTCAATGAGAAGATTTGTGTTGCGGCGTCGCAACGCGCTGCTGCGGGATGA
- a CDS encoding nucleoside triphosphate pyrophosphohydrolase family protein has translation MDFDSYQKEALRTDRVPARDGTDDDAASLIVPMLGLAGETGQLLSEYKKHLRDGEAHRLFKERVSEELGDLLWYLANVASKFDLSLSDIAAANLAKVKQRWATECTGPLSFDAGLPEGERLPRRFEVELVDIEGEDRQRVRVVIDGRPFGAELTDNAYDPDGYRFHDVFHFAYAAVLGWSPITRALLRRKRKSRPLLDEVEDGGRAAVIEEGVAALAFEYARRHRFLEGVAALDFQLLRTIKDMTSYLEVRQCTTGEWEQAILQGFNVWRAVLSARGGRISVDLDARCITFQGTSRDQEPSA, from the coding sequence ATGGATTTTGACAGCTATCAGAAGGAGGCGCTGCGTACCGATCGCGTACCTGCGCGCGACGGCACCGACGACGATGCCGCCTCGCTGATCGTCCCTATGCTCGGTCTCGCGGGTGAGACCGGCCAACTGCTGAGTGAATACAAGAAGCATCTGCGTGATGGTGAGGCGCATCGCCTTTTCAAGGAGCGTGTGTCCGAGGAACTGGGCGATCTGCTCTGGTACCTTGCCAACGTCGCGAGCAAGTTCGATCTCTCGCTGTCAGACATCGCCGCCGCGAATTTGGCCAAGGTCAAGCAGCGCTGGGCTACCGAATGTACTGGACCGTTGAGCTTTGATGCAGGGCTCCCGGAAGGCGAGCGGCTGCCACGTCGATTTGAAGTTGAGCTTGTCGATATTGAAGGTGAGGATCGCCAACGGGTACGCGTCGTCATTGATGGCAGACCGTTCGGGGCGGAACTCACCGACAATGCCTATGATCCTGATGGCTATCGATTCCACGACGTCTTCCATTTCGCCTATGCCGCGGTTTTGGGCTGGTCGCCCATCACCCGTGCCTTGCTTCGACGAAAGCGCAAAAGTCGACCGCTGCTCGACGAAGTAGAGGATGGCGGACGCGCCGCTGTCATTGAAGAGGGTGTGGCGGCGCTGGCGTTCGAGTATGCGCGTCGTCACCGTTTCCTCGAGGGCGTGGCGGCGCTCGATTTTCAGCTTCTGCGCACGATCAAGGACATGACGTCTTACCTGGAGGTGCGGCAATGCACCACCGGCGAGTGGGAACAGGCCATCCTGCAAGGTTTCAACGTGTGGCGGGCTGTGCTCTCCGCGCGTGGCGGGCGCATCTCTGTCGATCTCGATGCCCGGTGCATTACCTTTCAAGGGACATCCCGGGATCAGGAGCCGTCAGCTTGA
- the acpS gene encoding holo-ACP synthase has product MTGMNVIGHGIDMVEVAELRRWIEDPRDPLIPRCFVPAELDEIGDAADRIERLAGRFAAKEAVLKALGTGFGAGVAFTDVVIHRAAGAAPTVRLTGGAAKAAATLGVTAWLLSISHAGGMAMASALALGPDAQADGS; this is encoded by the coding sequence GTGACCGGCATGAATGTCATCGGACATGGAATAGATATGGTTGAGGTCGCTGAGTTGCGGCGCTGGATCGAGGACCCCCGTGATCCTCTGATACCACGCTGTTTCGTTCCGGCCGAACTCGATGAGATCGGTGATGCGGCCGATCGGATCGAACGTTTGGCCGGACGGTTCGCCGCCAAGGAGGCAGTGCTCAAGGCGCTCGGCACGGGATTTGGCGCAGGAGTCGCATTCACCGATGTCGTGATTCACCGCGCGGCTGGCGCGGCGCCAACCGTGCGGCTCACCGGCGGCGCGGCGAAGGCTGCCGCGACGTTGGGGGTGACCGCGTGGTTGCTCAGCATCAGCCACGCCGGCGGAATGGCCATGGCGAGTGCTCTTGCGCTCGGCCCCGACGCTCAAGCTGACGGCTCCTGA